A single Pseudodesulfovibrio aespoeensis Aspo-2 DNA region contains:
- the gcvT gene encoding glycine cleavage system aminomethyltransferase GcvT, protein MESLAITPITKWHREHGAKMAPFAGFDMPVQYKGIIIEHKHTRSKAGIFDICHMGEFKLAGPGAMNALNTVVSHDLTTLGPGKCRYGFLLNASGGIIDDLIIYCLAEDEYMLVVNGACRDKDFSQIKANLLGGLSFTDISDETGKIDVQGPESLDVINALTGRKWNELKYFNFEATDCLGFPMLISRTGYTGELGYELYLPADKALAVWEKLAADTRVEPVGLGARDTLRLEIGYPLYGQDLDDEHTPVEAGAGFFLKKETDYIGRAGLGTVRQMLVPLAIEGRRTARHYDEVFLPSGEKTGVVTSGSFAPSLGHCVALAYVRAEDAEKDLFVIKTARVELEAKRTGLPFYKDGTARMKV, encoded by the coding sequence TTGGAATCCCTGGCAATAACCCCAATCACCAAATGGCACCGCGAGCATGGCGCCAAGATGGCCCCTTTTGCCGGCTTTGACATGCCGGTGCAATACAAGGGCATCATCATCGAGCACAAGCACACCCGCTCCAAGGCAGGCATCTTCGACATCTGCCACATGGGCGAGTTCAAGCTGGCCGGTCCAGGTGCCATGAACGCCCTGAACACGGTCGTCAGCCACGACCTGACCACGCTGGGCCCTGGCAAGTGCCGTTACGGCTTCCTGCTCAACGCGTCCGGTGGCATCATCGACGACCTGATCATCTACTGCCTGGCCGAGGACGAGTACATGCTCGTGGTCAACGGCGCATGCCGCGACAAGGATTTCAGCCAGATCAAGGCCAACCTGCTAGGTGGGCTGTCCTTCACCGACATCAGCGACGAGACCGGCAAGATCGACGTGCAAGGCCCCGAAAGCCTGGACGTGATCAACGCCCTGACCGGCAGGAAATGGAACGAATTGAAATACTTCAACTTCGAGGCCACAGACTGCCTCGGATTCCCCATGCTCATCAGCCGGACCGGGTACACGGGCGAGCTTGGCTATGAATTGTACCTGCCCGCAGACAAGGCGCTCGCAGTGTGGGAAAAGCTCGCGGCAGACACGCGTGTGGAGCCGGTGGGCCTGGGCGCGCGCGACACCCTGCGCCTTGAGATCGGCTATCCCCTCTACGGCCAGGATCTCGACGATGAACACACGCCGGTGGAGGCCGGGGCCGGGTTCTTCCTGAAAAAAGAGACCGACTACATCGGCAGGGCCGGACTCGGCACAGTCCGCCAGATGCTGGTACCCCTGGCCATCGAAGGCCGCCGCACTGCCCGCCACTACGACGAGGTCTTCCTGCCGTCCGGCGAAAAGACCGGGGTTGTCACCAGCGGTTCCTTTGCCCCGAGCCTGGGCCACTGCGTGGCCCTGGCCTATGTCCGGGCTGAAGATGCAGAGAAAGACCTCTTTGTCATCAAGACGGCCCGGGTCGAGCTTGAGGCAAAGAGGACCGGGTTGCCCTTCTACAAGGACGGCACGGCCCGGATGAAAGTCTAG
- a CDS encoding lysophospholipid acyltransferase family protein: protein MKIPIDPTRLSPFLATLYRLWIATIRFEVHGDLQCILAKREQRHPLVLALWHGELFSLTGFGHTSISSDVVTFVSQSKDGEVIAQVLEKLGHATVRGSSTRGGVRALLQAIRVMVRENRMAVFTVDGPRGPRHKAKGGVIYLAQKAGAAIIPLRAYPVRKKVFHRSWDRFALPLPFTRCHIYVGEPMAVTTEKLTEETLAREQERLEKAMLALGPEKDQQ, encoded by the coding sequence ATGAAGATACCCATTGATCCGACCCGACTTTCACCATTCCTAGCCACTCTCTATCGGCTGTGGATCGCCACCATCCGTTTCGAGGTGCACGGCGATTTGCAATGCATCCTGGCCAAGCGCGAGCAGCGTCATCCCCTGGTGCTGGCCCTTTGGCACGGTGAGCTTTTCTCCTTGACCGGGTTCGGTCATACTTCCATCAGTTCGGATGTCGTGACCTTTGTCAGCCAGAGCAAGGACGGCGAGGTCATCGCCCAGGTGCTGGAAAAGCTCGGCCACGCCACGGTCCGGGGGTCGAGCACGCGCGGCGGTGTCAGGGCGCTGCTCCAGGCCATCCGAGTGATGGTGAGAGAAAACCGCATGGCCGTCTTTACCGTGGACGGCCCGCGCGGACCAAGGCACAAGGCCAAGGGCGGCGTCATCTACCTGGCCCAGAAGGCCGGGGCCGCCATAATTCCGCTGCGGGCCTATCCCGTACGCAAGAAGGTGTTTCACAGGTCATGGGACCGGTTTGCGCTGCCCCTGCCGTTCACGCGCTGCCACATCTATGTGGGAGAGCCCATGGCCGTGACCACGGAAAAGCTGACAGAAGAAACGCTGGCTCGCGAGCAGGAACGGCTGGAAAAGGCGATGCTCGCCCTGGGTCCGGAGAAAGATCAGCAATGA
- the yedF gene encoding sulfurtransferase-like selenium metabolism protein YedF: MSETTLECQGLPCPQPVLRCKDAVERLNPERITVAVDNEAAKDNVSRFLGTRGYRVETAQSDRQYLITGTRAQDDQAQPATGGQSATSDAGTAPQKILVFISSEVIGSGDDGLGGRLMFNFLATLKEIGGELWRIILVNGGVRLAVPGSPCLNQLAALEQTGVSILVCGTCLEHFGLTGQRQVGQVTNMLDVVTSFQLATKTVHV, from the coding sequence ATGTCTGAAACAACACTCGAATGCCAGGGACTCCCCTGCCCCCAGCCGGTGCTGCGCTGCAAGGACGCGGTGGAGCGTCTGAACCCGGAGCGGATCACCGTGGCCGTGGACAACGAGGCGGCCAAAGACAACGTCTCCCGCTTTCTCGGCACCAGGGGGTATCGGGTTGAGACCGCGCAATCGGACCGCCAATACCTCATCACCGGAACCAGGGCGCAGGACGATCAGGCGCAGCCCGCGACGGGCGGACAGTCGGCAACCTCGGATGCCGGGACCGCTCCCCAGAAGATTCTGGTCTTCATCAGTTCGGAGGTCATCGGCTCGGGCGACGATGGTCTCGGCGGCAGGCTGATGTTCAACTTCCTGGCCACCCTCAAGGAGATTGGAGGCGAGCTGTGGCGCATCATCCTGGTCAATGGCGGGGTACGGCTGGCCGTGCCCGGCAGCCCGTGCCTGAACCAGCTCGCGGCTCTGGAGCAGACTGGCGTGTCCATCCTTGTCTGCGGCACCTGCCTTGAGCACTTCGGCCTGACCGGCCAGCGGCAGGTCGGCCAGGTGACCAACATGCTCGACGTGGTCACCAGTTTCCAGCTTGCCACCAAGACGGTTCACGTCTAA
- a CDS encoding pseudouridine synthase — protein MSDDSSLMRLNKFIAQCGVTSRRGADDLVFGGRVAVNGEKADSPGIKVDPARDHVTVDGRPVVLPGSGGDITIMLHKPVEIVTTARDPQGRTTVLDLLPPEIVELRPFPVGRLDYYSEGLLLLTTDGELCHRLTHPKWHLPKVYEVTIRGSVPEKAIRTMQSGMTLKAGDRLAPADAILHPPVAGSQVLEITLIQGLNRQIRRMCEELGLTILRLHRVKQGPMELGNLKRGQWRELTAAELTALKKAVSLA, from the coding sequence ATGTCCGACGACTCTTCCCTGATGCGCCTGAACAAGTTCATCGCCCAATGCGGCGTCACCTCGCGCCGCGGCGCGGACGATCTGGTCTTTGGCGGCAGGGTCGCGGTCAATGGTGAAAAGGCCGACTCGCCGGGCATCAAGGTGGACCCGGCCCGCGATCATGTGACTGTGGACGGCAGGCCCGTGGTCCTGCCGGGCAGCGGCGGCGACATCACCATCATGCTCCACAAGCCGGTGGAAATCGTGACCACGGCCAGGGACCCCCAGGGGCGCACCACCGTGCTCGATCTGCTTCCGCCGGAGATCGTGGAACTTCGACCCTTCCCGGTGGGACGGCTCGACTATTATTCGGAAGGGTTACTGCTGCTGACCACGGACGGCGAACTCTGCCACCGGCTGACCCATCCCAAGTGGCATCTGCCCAAGGTGTACGAGGTGACCATCCGGGGTTCTGTGCCGGAAAAGGCGATCCGGACCATGCAGTCCGGGATGACCCTCAAGGCGGGCGACAGGCTGGCCCCTGCGGACGCGATCCTGCACCCGCCCGTGGCCGGGAGCCAGGTGCTCGAAATCACGCTCATTCAGGGGCTCAACCGGCAGATTCGGCGGATGTGCGAGGAGCTGGGGCTGACCATCCTGCGCCTGCACCGGGTCAAACAGGGGCCGATGGAACTGGGCAATCTCAAGCGCGGCCAATGGCGCGAGCTGACGGCTGCGGAACTGACCGCCCTGAAAAAAGCGGTCAGTCTGGCCTGA